One window from the genome of Longimicrobiaceae bacterium encodes:
- a CDS encoding HlyD family secretion protein: MPSNSTIEEAPAAEAQARADHPVGGAPIAVEPKKRKPPILPIAGVIALLAVLYFGYQWWQGRGWESTDDAQVEGHITPVSPKAAGFVSTIAVSENQIVHAGDLLVQLDTTDYHEKLKQADADLAALAAQVGSDGQGGQIQAQAAAARAEAGAAQSSIAQAQANAVKAHRDLDRFRPLAERNIISRQQLDAAVAAAAAADAQVAAARQTAAAAGSQASAATAGLRSTQARAAGAQAMREQAALQLSYTHIRAPVDGIVTKKGVEVGQLVAVGQPLMTIVPLSDVWVTANLKETQVRDVRPGEKVELEVDAYPGLKFEGHVESISPATGAKFSLLPPDNATGNYTKVVQRIPVRVRVDRADATHPLRPGMSAVVRIHARP, translated from the coding sequence ATGCCCAGCAACTCGACCATCGAAGAGGCTCCCGCGGCTGAGGCCCAGGCCCGCGCCGACCACCCGGTGGGCGGCGCGCCCATCGCCGTGGAGCCCAAGAAGCGCAAGCCGCCCATCCTCCCCATCGCCGGCGTGATCGCCCTGCTGGCCGTGCTGTACTTCGGCTACCAGTGGTGGCAGGGGCGCGGCTGGGAGAGCACCGACGACGCCCAGGTGGAGGGCCACATCACCCCGGTGAGCCCCAAGGCGGCGGGCTTCGTCTCCACCATCGCGGTGTCGGAGAACCAGATCGTGCACGCCGGCGACCTGCTGGTGCAGCTCGACACCACCGACTACCACGAGAAGCTGAAGCAGGCCGACGCGGATCTGGCCGCCCTCGCGGCGCAGGTCGGCTCGGACGGCCAGGGTGGCCAGATCCAGGCGCAGGCCGCCGCCGCGCGCGCCGAGGCCGGCGCCGCGCAGAGCAGCATCGCGCAGGCCCAGGCCAACGCCGTGAAGGCGCACCGCGACCTGGACCGCTTCCGCCCGCTGGCCGAGCGCAACATCATCAGCCGCCAGCAGCTCGACGCGGCCGTCGCCGCCGCGGCAGCAGCGGACGCGCAGGTCGCCGCGGCCCGGCAGACCGCCGCCGCCGCGGGGTCGCAGGCCAGCGCCGCGACGGCGGGCCTGCGCTCCACCCAGGCGCGCGCCGCGGGCGCGCAGGCCATGCGCGAGCAGGCCGCGCTCCAGCTCTCGTACACGCACATCCGCGCCCCGGTGGACGGCATCGTGACGAAGAAGGGCGTGGAGGTGGGCCAGCTGGTGGCCGTGGGCCAGCCGCTGATGACCATCGTGCCGCTGAGCGACGTGTGGGTCACGGCGAACCTGAAGGAGACGCAGGTGCGCGACGTGCGCCCCGGCGAGAAGGTGGAGCTGGAGGTCGACGCGTACCCCGGCCTCAAGTTCGAAGGCCACGTGGAGAGCATCAGCCCGGCGACGGGCGCCAAGTTCTCGCTGCTGCCGCCGGACAACGCCACGGGCAACTACACCAAGGTCGTGCAGCGCATTCCCGTGCGGGTGCGCGTGGACCGGGCGGACGCGACGCACCCGCTGCGTCCGGGCATGAGCGCGGTGGTCCGCATCCACGCGCGGCCCTGA
- a CDS encoding GIY-YIG nuclease family protein: MHGGRPYHEPNALSTAVLSHLPAARYLRPVRVFFSRLTLCPAVALRVSATHPLRDRVREARNLPGTYRMLAADGEIVYVGKSKQVRTRLMSYLRADKGEKAHRIIGEAHALAWDYEPSEFAALLRELELIKRYRPRFNHQHKRDGRYSFLKLTPGAAPKLFVVNAVTDDAAAYFGPFRGGKRIQEAVRELNDLLGLRDCPVSTPIRFSDQPDLFAFQAAPRCHRFELKLCCGPCASAVTQADYRRRVDLARAFLDGDADEPLRWLDERMTAAADRWEFEYAANVRDRIRRLEMLRDEFGRLREALDNLSFLYHVPGTEGDDRVYLVRRGTVRAVVPAPRSAPERRRLAQMALDHFTRPEPAGALVPRHQVDEILLLARWFRSHPEELERTVAPDGVRNLPRSA; encoded by the coding sequence ATGCACGGCGGACGGCCGTACCACGAGCCGAACGCCCTCTCCACGGCCGTCCTTTCGCATCTCCCGGCCGCGCGCTATCTTCGCCCTGTTCGGGTTTTCTTCTCCCGCCTCACGCTGTGCCCCGCAGTCGCTTTGAGAGTCTCCGCCACCCACCCGCTGCGCGACCGCGTCCGCGAAGCGCGCAACCTGCCCGGCACGTACCGGATGCTCGCCGCGGACGGCGAGATCGTGTACGTGGGCAAGAGCAAGCAGGTGCGCACCCGGTTGATGTCGTACCTGCGCGCGGACAAGGGCGAGAAGGCGCACCGCATCATCGGCGAGGCGCACGCGCTGGCATGGGACTACGAGCCGAGCGAGTTCGCCGCCCTGCTGCGCGAGCTGGAGCTGATCAAGCGCTACCGGCCGCGCTTCAACCACCAGCACAAGCGTGACGGGCGCTACTCCTTCCTCAAGCTTACGCCCGGCGCCGCGCCCAAGCTGTTCGTGGTCAACGCCGTCACCGACGACGCGGCGGCGTACTTCGGCCCGTTCCGCGGTGGCAAGCGCATCCAGGAAGCGGTGCGCGAGCTGAACGACCTGCTGGGCCTGCGCGACTGTCCCGTAAGCACCCCCATCCGCTTCTCCGACCAGCCCGACCTCTTCGCCTTCCAGGCCGCGCCGCGCTGCCACCGCTTCGAGCTGAAGCTGTGCTGCGGCCCCTGCGCGTCCGCCGTCACGCAGGCGGACTACCGGCGCCGCGTGGACCTGGCCCGCGCCTTCCTGGACGGAGACGCGGACGAGCCGCTGCGGTGGCTGGACGAGCGCATGACCGCCGCGGCGGACCGGTGGGAGTTCGAGTACGCGGCCAACGTACGCGACCGCATTCGCCGCCTGGAGATGCTGCGCGACGAGTTCGGGCGCCTTCGCGAGGCGCTGGACAACCTCTCGTTCCTCTACCACGTGCCGGGCACGGAGGGCGACGACCGCGTCTACCTGGTGCGCCGCGGCACCGTGCGCGCCGTGGTGCCAGCCCCCCGCTCCGCTCCCGAGCGCCGCCGCCTCGCGCAGATGGCGCTGGACCACTTCACCCGCCCCGAGCCCGCGGGCGCCCTCGTCCCCCGGCACCAGGTGGACGAGATCCTGCTGCTCGCCCGCTGGTTCCGCTCCCACCCCGAAGAGTTGGAGCGCACCGTCGCGCCCGACGGCGTGCGCAACCTGCCCCGCAGCGCGTAA
- the mutM gene encoding bifunctional DNA-formamidopyrimidine glycosylase/DNA-(apurinic or apyrimidinic site) lyase — protein MPELPEVETIVRDLARLLPGAKIRDVEVLRPDLIEGQTADEFAKGLKGAEIRGVTRRAKNIVFDLGTKPLLLVNLGMTGRLLVPKKDDPPQTHLGVRMGLADGRELLYNDSRRFGRLWRMTREEWAEWEATLGMEPLDDAFTAEFIHGLAQRSRVAVKTWLMDQKRIVGVGNIYASEAMFRAGLDPRRPANTVTLAEAERLRNGIRDVLTEAIEFRGTTFLDYRDAAGEKGEFAGRLRMYDRAGEACPGCGGKIEKIVQGGRSTFFCPACQH, from the coding sequence GTGCCTGAGCTGCCCGAGGTGGAGACCATCGTCCGCGACCTCGCGCGCCTGCTCCCCGGCGCGAAGATCCGCGACGTCGAGGTGCTGCGCCCGGACCTGATCGAGGGCCAGACGGCGGACGAGTTCGCGAAGGGCCTAAAGGGCGCCGAGATCCGCGGCGTCACGCGACGCGCCAAGAACATCGTCTTCGATCTCGGCACCAAGCCCCTCCTGCTGGTGAACCTGGGGATGACGGGCCGCCTGCTCGTTCCCAAGAAGGACGACCCGCCGCAGACGCACCTGGGCGTCCGCATGGGCCTGGCCGACGGCCGCGAGCTGCTGTACAACGACAGCCGCCGCTTCGGCCGGCTCTGGCGGATGACGCGCGAGGAGTGGGCCGAGTGGGAGGCGACGCTGGGCATGGAGCCGCTGGACGACGCCTTCACGGCGGAGTTCATCCACGGCCTCGCCCAGCGGTCGCGCGTCGCGGTGAAGACGTGGCTGATGGACCAGAAGCGCATCGTGGGCGTGGGCAACATCTACGCGAGCGAGGCCATGTTCCGCGCCGGCCTGGACCCGCGCCGCCCGGCGAACACCGTCACGCTCGCGGAAGCGGAACGGCTGCGGAACGGCATCCGCGACGTGCTCACGGAAGCGATCGAGTTCCGCGGCACCACGTTCCTGGACTATCGCGACGCCGCGGGCGAGAAGGGCGAGTTCGCCGGCCGCCTGCGCATGTACGACCGCGCCGGCGAGGCCTGCCCTGGCTGCGGGGGGAAGATCGAGAAGATCGTGCAGGGCGGGCGCTCCACCTTCTTCTGCCCCGCGTGCCAGCACTGA
- the purD gene encoding phosphoribosylamine--glycine ligase, whose amino-acid sequence MKILIVGNGGREHALLWKLRRDAPGADLFVTRANGGMGGLATSLDIAPGDIGGLADWAAWNGAGLTVVGPEIPLDEGIVDAFVARGLPIFGPTQAAARIESSKAFSKRLMRDYGIPTAAFRRYSSTDIATFDADEAKLRGMGELRVVKASGLAAGKGVLVCETVDEAIDAAREMLAGDSFGAAGREVVIEEFMHGEELSVFALTDGTNVVPMLPAQDHKRIGEGETGPNTGGMGAYAPVALATPELMRQVTEEILRPTVAALAAEGHPFRGLLYAGLMLTETGPRVVEFNCRFGDPETQVVLPLLASSLLDPLLAIARGESIAGASLEWRSDAAVTTVLASGGYPGDYHSGIPIHVDPAIESMDDVLVFHAGTKTSADGTLVTSGGRVMAVTALAPTVGEAAERSRAAADMVGFDGRYFRRDIAHREVARTEVARA is encoded by the coding sequence GTGAAGATCCTGATCGTAGGCAACGGCGGGCGCGAGCACGCGCTACTGTGGAAGCTGCGGCGCGACGCGCCCGGCGCCGACCTCTTCGTGACGCGCGCCAACGGCGGCATGGGCGGCCTGGCCACCTCGCTCGACATCGCCCCGGGCGACATTGGCGGCCTGGCGGACTGGGCGGCGTGGAACGGCGCGGGCCTCACCGTCGTGGGCCCGGAGATCCCGCTTGACGAGGGGATCGTGGACGCGTTCGTGGCGCGCGGCCTTCCCATCTTCGGCCCCACGCAGGCCGCCGCGCGCATCGAGAGCTCCAAGGCGTTCTCCAAGCGGCTCATGCGCGACTACGGCATCCCCACCGCCGCCTTCCGGCGCTACTCCTCTACCGACATCGCCACGTTCGACGCCGATGAGGCGAAGCTGCGGGGGATGGGCGAGTTGCGCGTCGTCAAGGCGTCCGGCCTCGCCGCGGGCAAGGGCGTGCTCGTCTGCGAGACGGTGGACGAGGCGATCGACGCCGCGCGCGAGATGCTGGCGGGCGACAGCTTCGGTGCCGCCGGGCGCGAGGTGGTGATCGAGGAGTTCATGCACGGCGAGGAGCTTTCCGTCTTCGCGCTGACGGACGGCACGAACGTCGTGCCCATGCTGCCCGCGCAGGACCACAAGCGCATCGGCGAGGGCGAGACGGGGCCGAACACCGGCGGGATGGGCGCCTACGCCCCGGTCGCGCTCGCCACGCCGGAGCTGATGCGGCAGGTCACGGAAGAGATCCTGCGCCCCACCGTCGCCGCCCTGGCCGCCGAAGGGCACCCCTTCCGCGGCCTGCTCTACGCCGGGCTCATGCTCACCGAAACGGGACCGCGCGTGGTGGAGTTCAACTGCCGTTTCGGCGACCCGGAGACGCAGGTGGTGCTTCCCCTGCTCGCATCTTCCCTGCTGGACCCGCTGCTCGCCATCGCCCGCGGCGAATCCATCGCGGGAGCATCCCTCGAGTGGCGTTCGGACGCGGCGGTCACCACCGTGCTCGCCTCCGGCGGCTACCCGGGCGACTACCACTCCGGCATCCCCATCCACGTCGATCCCGCGATCGAGAGCATGGACGACGTCCTCGTCTTCCACGCCGGCACGAAGACCTCGGCAGATGGCACTCTCGTGACTTCCGGCGGCCGGGTGATGGCTGTGACCGCGCTCGCCCCCACCGTCGGGGAGGCGGCGGAGCGCAGCCGGGCGGCGGCGGATATGGTCGGGTTCGACGGGCGCTACTTCCGCCGCGACATCGCCCATCGCGAGGTCGCCCGCACGGAGGTGGCGCGTGCCTGA
- a CDS encoding MmcQ/YjbR family DNA-binding protein: MNDEQIERVRRVCLALPEAAEVEAWGEPTFRVRKKMFAMFANNHHRDGRIALWCPAPVGVQQMLVRSDEQKFFVPPYVGPKGWIGISLPHVDDAELESLVVQAYGMVAPKKLLALLDAQGR; encoded by the coding sequence ATGAACGACGAGCAGATCGAGCGCGTCCGGCGCGTGTGCCTGGCGCTGCCGGAGGCGGCGGAGGTGGAGGCGTGGGGCGAGCCGACGTTCCGCGTGCGCAAGAAGATGTTCGCCATGTTCGCGAACAACCACCATCGCGATGGCCGCATCGCGCTGTGGTGCCCCGCGCCCGTGGGCGTTCAGCAGATGCTCGTGCGCTCGGACGAGCAGAAGTTCTTCGTGCCGCCGTACGTGGGCCCCAAGGGCTGGATCGGCATCTCCCTGCCGCACGTGGACGACGCGGAGCTGGAATCGCTCGTCGTGCAGGCGTACGGGATGGTCGCGCCGAAGAAGCTCCTCGCGCTCCTCGACGCTCAGGGACGATAG
- a CDS encoding TIR domain-containing protein, with translation MKIFLSWSGERSRGLAAVLKSWLPLVLQYAEPWMSDDIPAGSRWSTEIGAALATAEFGIVCVSKANVNAPWLHFEAGAISSSAGADAVCPLLIDLAFEELSGPLSQFQAKRLDKASMHTVVRSINDRAGERRLDPQRLAHLVDVLWPVFLSEWARIPGHPAETHVETSPALPSSGAESRTYPVTRRKRACVPLSDLLGTVELSVRAKPLGSVAGEIGVGGETLRKLLTGADMHARTVLRLEEWYWRSGGYRPTPHVT, from the coding sequence ATGAAGATCTTCCTCAGCTGGTCCGGCGAGCGAAGCCGCGGCCTGGCGGCGGTGCTGAAATCGTGGCTGCCCCTCGTGTTGCAGTACGCCGAGCCGTGGATGTCAGACGACATCCCGGCCGGGAGCCGCTGGAGCACCGAGATCGGCGCGGCGCTCGCGACGGCGGAGTTCGGCATCGTCTGCGTGAGCAAGGCCAACGTCAATGCGCCCTGGCTGCATTTCGAGGCAGGCGCGATCTCCAGCTCGGCCGGGGCCGACGCCGTCTGCCCGCTGCTGATCGACCTTGCGTTCGAAGAGCTTTCCGGACCGCTGAGCCAGTTCCAGGCGAAGCGGCTCGACAAAGCCTCGATGCACACCGTGGTCCGGTCGATCAACGACCGTGCGGGCGAGAGGCGGCTCGACCCACAGCGTCTCGCGCATCTGGTGGACGTCCTCTGGCCCGTGTTCCTCAGCGAGTGGGCGCGGATTCCTGGCCATCCAGCCGAGACGCACGTCGAGACATCTCCCGCGCTCCCATCTTCCGGTGCCGAGAGCAGGACGTATCCGGTGACGAGACGGAAGCGGGCCTGCGTCCCGCTCTCCGACCTCCTCGGCACGGTCGAGCTCTCCGTGCGCGCGAAGCCGCTGGGGAGCGTGGCGGGCGAGATTGGAGTGGGTGGCGAGACGTTGCGCAAGCTGCTGACCGGTGCCGACATGCATGCACGGACGGTGCTTCGGCTCGAAGAGTGGTACTGGCGATCTGGCGGGTACAGACCCACGCCGCACGTAACCTGA